The following are encoded together in the Bubalus kerabau isolate K-KA32 ecotype Philippines breed swamp buffalo chromosome 3, PCC_UOA_SB_1v2, whole genome shotgun sequence genome:
- the GPR39 gene encoding G-protein coupled receptor 39 isoform X11, translating to MASTSHPSRDCSQVIDHSHVPEFEVATWIKITLILVYLVIFVVGILGNSVTIRVTQVLQKKGYLQKEVTDHMVSLACSDILVFLIGMPMEFYSIIWNPLTTPSYTVSCKVHTFLFEACSYATLLHVLTLSFERYIAICHPFRYKAMSGPCQVKLLIGFVWVTSALVALPLLFAMGVEYPLVNVPSHWGLTCNRSRTHHQEQPESSNMSICTNLSSRWTVFQSSIFGAFVVYLVVLVSVAFMCWSMMQVLRRSKQGTLAAQGQQLQLRKLESQESRSARRQTIIFLK from the exons ATGGCTTCCACAAGCCACCCCAGCAGGGACTGCTCCCAGGTCATTGATCACAGCCACGTTCCCGAATTCGAGGTGGCCACTTGGATCAAAATCACCCTCATCCTGGTGTACCTGGTTATCTTCGTGGTGGGCATCCTGGGGAACAGTGTCACCATTCGGGTCACCCAGGTGCTACAGAAGAAAGGCTACCtgcagaaggaggtgacagatCATATGGTAAGCCTGGCTTGCTCCGACATCCTGGTCTTCCTCATTGGCATGCCCATGGAGTTCTACAGCATCATCTGGAACCCCCTGACCACACCCAGCTACACCGTGTCCTGCAAGGTGCACACGTTCCTCTTTGAGGCTTGCAGCTATGCCACTCTGCTGCACGTGCTGACCCTCAGCTTTGAGCGCTACATCGCCATCTGCCACCCCTTCAGGTATAAGGCCATGTCGGGGCCCTGCCAGGTGAAACTGCTGATTGGCTTCGTCTGGGTCACCTCCGCCCTAGTGGCGctgcctttgctttttgccatggGAGTTGAGTACCCCTTGGTGAACGTGCCCAGTCACTGGGGACTCACTTGCAACCGCTCCCGCACACACCACCAGGAGCAACCGGAGAGCTCCAACATGTCTATCTGTACCAACCTGTCCAGCCGCTGGACCGTGTTCCAGTCCAGCATCTTCGGTGCCTTTGTGGTCTACCTTGTGGTCCTGGTATCCGTGGCCTTCATGTGCTGGAGCATGATGCAGGTGCTTAGGAGGAGTAAGCAGGGCACCCTGGCTGCCCAggggcagcagctgcagctgAGGAAGTTGGAGAGCCAGGAGAGCAGGAGCGCCCGGAGGCAGACCATCATCTTCCTGA aatga
- the GPR39 gene encoding G-protein coupled receptor 39 isoform X8 has translation MASTSHPSRDCSQVIDHSHVPEFEVATWIKITLILVYLVIFVVGILGNSVTIRVTQVLQKKGYLQKEVTDHMVSLACSDILVFLIGMPMEFYSIIWNPLTTPSYTVSCKVHTFLFEACSYATLLHVLTLSFERYIAICHPFRYKAMSGPCQVKLLIGFVWVTSALVALPLLFAMGVEYPLVNVPSHWGLTCNRSRTHHQEQPESSNMSICTNLSSRWTVFQSSIFGAFVVYLVVLVSVAFMCWSMMQVLRRSKQGTLAAQGQQLQLRKLESQESRSARRQTIIFLKLQGAVCCPEP, from the coding sequence ATGGCTTCCACAAGCCACCCCAGCAGGGACTGCTCCCAGGTCATTGATCACAGCCACGTTCCCGAATTCGAGGTGGCCACTTGGATCAAAATCACCCTCATCCTGGTGTACCTGGTTATCTTCGTGGTGGGCATCCTGGGGAACAGTGTCACCATTCGGGTCACCCAGGTGCTACAGAAGAAAGGCTACCtgcagaaggaggtgacagatCATATGGTAAGCCTGGCTTGCTCCGACATCCTGGTCTTCCTCATTGGCATGCCCATGGAGTTCTACAGCATCATCTGGAACCCCCTGACCACACCCAGCTACACCGTGTCCTGCAAGGTGCACACGTTCCTCTTTGAGGCTTGCAGCTATGCCACTCTGCTGCACGTGCTGACCCTCAGCTTTGAGCGCTACATCGCCATCTGCCACCCCTTCAGGTATAAGGCCATGTCGGGGCCCTGCCAGGTGAAACTGCTGATTGGCTTCGTCTGGGTCACCTCCGCCCTAGTGGCGctgcctttgctttttgccatggGAGTTGAGTACCCCTTGGTGAACGTGCCCAGTCACTGGGGACTCACTTGCAACCGCTCCCGCACACACCACCAGGAGCAACCGGAGAGCTCCAACATGTCTATCTGTACCAACCTGTCCAGCCGCTGGACCGTGTTCCAGTCCAGCATCTTCGGTGCCTTTGTGGTCTACCTTGTGGTCCTGGTATCCGTGGCCTTCATGTGCTGGAGCATGATGCAGGTGCTTAGGAGGAGTAAGCAGGGCACCCTGGCTGCCCAggggcagcagctgcagctgAGGAAGTTGGAGAGCCAGGAGAGCAGGAGCGCCCGGAGGCAGACCATCATCTTCCTGA
- the GPR39 gene encoding G-protein coupled receptor 39 isoform X9 translates to MASTSHPSRDCSQVIDHSHVPEFEVATWIKITLILVYLVIFVVGILGNSVTIRVTQVLQKKGYLQKEVTDHMVSLACSDILVFLIGMPMEFYSIIWNPLTTPSYTVSCKVHTFLFEACSYATLLHVLTLSFERYIAICHPFRYKAMSGPCQVKLLIGFVWVTSALVALPLLFAMGVEYPLVNVPSHWGLTCNRSRTHHQEQPESSNMSICTNLSSRWTVFQSSIFGAFVVYLVVLVSVAFMCWSMMQVLRRSKQGTLAAQGQQLQLRKLESQESRSARRQTIIFLKKEKKWSCC, encoded by the coding sequence ATGGCTTCCACAAGCCACCCCAGCAGGGACTGCTCCCAGGTCATTGATCACAGCCACGTTCCCGAATTCGAGGTGGCCACTTGGATCAAAATCACCCTCATCCTGGTGTACCTGGTTATCTTCGTGGTGGGCATCCTGGGGAACAGTGTCACCATTCGGGTCACCCAGGTGCTACAGAAGAAAGGCTACCtgcagaaggaggtgacagatCATATGGTAAGCCTGGCTTGCTCCGACATCCTGGTCTTCCTCATTGGCATGCCCATGGAGTTCTACAGCATCATCTGGAACCCCCTGACCACACCCAGCTACACCGTGTCCTGCAAGGTGCACACGTTCCTCTTTGAGGCTTGCAGCTATGCCACTCTGCTGCACGTGCTGACCCTCAGCTTTGAGCGCTACATCGCCATCTGCCACCCCTTCAGGTATAAGGCCATGTCGGGGCCCTGCCAGGTGAAACTGCTGATTGGCTTCGTCTGGGTCACCTCCGCCCTAGTGGCGctgcctttgctttttgccatggGAGTTGAGTACCCCTTGGTGAACGTGCCCAGTCACTGGGGACTCACTTGCAACCGCTCCCGCACACACCACCAGGAGCAACCGGAGAGCTCCAACATGTCTATCTGTACCAACCTGTCCAGCCGCTGGACCGTGTTCCAGTCCAGCATCTTCGGTGCCTTTGTGGTCTACCTTGTGGTCCTGGTATCCGTGGCCTTCATGTGCTGGAGCATGATGCAGGTGCTTAGGAGGAGTAAGCAGGGCACCCTGGCTGCCCAggggcagcagctgcagctgAGGAAGTTGGAGAGCCAGGAGAGCAGGAGCGCCCGGAGGCAGACCATCATCTTCCTGA
- the GPR39 gene encoding G-protein coupled receptor 39 isoform X10, which produces MASTSHPSRDCSQVIDHSHVPEFEVATWIKITLILVYLVIFVVGILGNSVTIRVTQVLQKKGYLQKEVTDHMVSLACSDILVFLIGMPMEFYSIIWNPLTTPSYTVSCKVHTFLFEACSYATLLHVLTLSFERYIAICHPFRYKAMSGPCQVKLLIGFVWVTSALVALPLLFAMGVEYPLVNVPSHWGLTCNRSRTHHQEQPESSNMSICTNLSSRWTVFQSSIFGAFVVYLVVLVSVAFMCWSMMQVLRRSKQGTLAAQGQQLQLRKLESQESRSARRQTIIFLS; this is translated from the coding sequence ATGGCTTCCACAAGCCACCCCAGCAGGGACTGCTCCCAGGTCATTGATCACAGCCACGTTCCCGAATTCGAGGTGGCCACTTGGATCAAAATCACCCTCATCCTGGTGTACCTGGTTATCTTCGTGGTGGGCATCCTGGGGAACAGTGTCACCATTCGGGTCACCCAGGTGCTACAGAAGAAAGGCTACCtgcagaaggaggtgacagatCATATGGTAAGCCTGGCTTGCTCCGACATCCTGGTCTTCCTCATTGGCATGCCCATGGAGTTCTACAGCATCATCTGGAACCCCCTGACCACACCCAGCTACACCGTGTCCTGCAAGGTGCACACGTTCCTCTTTGAGGCTTGCAGCTATGCCACTCTGCTGCACGTGCTGACCCTCAGCTTTGAGCGCTACATCGCCATCTGCCACCCCTTCAGGTATAAGGCCATGTCGGGGCCCTGCCAGGTGAAACTGCTGATTGGCTTCGTCTGGGTCACCTCCGCCCTAGTGGCGctgcctttgctttttgccatggGAGTTGAGTACCCCTTGGTGAACGTGCCCAGTCACTGGGGACTCACTTGCAACCGCTCCCGCACACACCACCAGGAGCAACCGGAGAGCTCCAACATGTCTATCTGTACCAACCTGTCCAGCCGCTGGACCGTGTTCCAGTCCAGCATCTTCGGTGCCTTTGTGGTCTACCTTGTGGTCCTGGTATCCGTGGCCTTCATGTGCTGGAGCATGATGCAGGTGCTTAGGAGGAGTAAGCAGGGCACCCTGGCTGCCCAggggcagcagctgcagctgAGGAAGTTGGAGAGCCAGGAGAGCAGGAGCGCCCGGAGGCAGACCATCATCTTCCTGA
- the GPR39 gene encoding G-protein coupled receptor 39 isoform X7 encodes MASTSHPSRDCSQVIDHSHVPEFEVATWIKITLILVYLVIFVVGILGNSVTIRVTQVLQKKGYLQKEVTDHMVSLACSDILVFLIGMPMEFYSIIWNPLTTPSYTVSCKVHTFLFEACSYATLLHVLTLSFERYIAICHPFRYKAMSGPCQVKLLIGFVWVTSALVALPLLFAMGVEYPLVNVPSHWGLTCNRSRTHHQEQPESSNMSICTNLSSRWTVFQSSIFGAFVVYLVVLVSVAFMCWSMMQVLRRSKQGTLAAQGQQLQLRKLESQESRSARRQTIIFLTWMSYLIWSRDRLPLSHQSVSGLCK; translated from the coding sequence ATGGCTTCCACAAGCCACCCCAGCAGGGACTGCTCCCAGGTCATTGATCACAGCCACGTTCCCGAATTCGAGGTGGCCACTTGGATCAAAATCACCCTCATCCTGGTGTACCTGGTTATCTTCGTGGTGGGCATCCTGGGGAACAGTGTCACCATTCGGGTCACCCAGGTGCTACAGAAGAAAGGCTACCtgcagaaggaggtgacagatCATATGGTAAGCCTGGCTTGCTCCGACATCCTGGTCTTCCTCATTGGCATGCCCATGGAGTTCTACAGCATCATCTGGAACCCCCTGACCACACCCAGCTACACCGTGTCCTGCAAGGTGCACACGTTCCTCTTTGAGGCTTGCAGCTATGCCACTCTGCTGCACGTGCTGACCCTCAGCTTTGAGCGCTACATCGCCATCTGCCACCCCTTCAGGTATAAGGCCATGTCGGGGCCCTGCCAGGTGAAACTGCTGATTGGCTTCGTCTGGGTCACCTCCGCCCTAGTGGCGctgcctttgctttttgccatggGAGTTGAGTACCCCTTGGTGAACGTGCCCAGTCACTGGGGACTCACTTGCAACCGCTCCCGCACACACCACCAGGAGCAACCGGAGAGCTCCAACATGTCTATCTGTACCAACCTGTCCAGCCGCTGGACCGTGTTCCAGTCCAGCATCTTCGGTGCCTTTGTGGTCTACCTTGTGGTCCTGGTATCCGTGGCCTTCATGTGCTGGAGCATGATGCAGGTGCTTAGGAGGAGTAAGCAGGGCACCCTGGCTGCCCAggggcagcagctgcagctgAGGAAGTTGGAGAGCCAGGAGAGCAGGAGCGCCCGGAGGCAGACCATCATCTTCCTGA
- the GPR39 gene encoding G-protein coupled receptor 39 isoform X6, which yields MASTSHPSRDCSQVIDHSHVPEFEVATWIKITLILVYLVIFVVGILGNSVTIRVTQVLQKKGYLQKEVTDHMVSLACSDILVFLIGMPMEFYSIIWNPLTTPSYTVSCKVHTFLFEACSYATLLHVLTLSFERYIAICHPFRYKAMSGPCQVKLLIGFVWVTSALVALPLLFAMGVEYPLVNVPSHWGLTCNRSRTHHQEQPESSNMSICTNLSSRWTVFQSSIFGAFVVYLVVLVSVAFMCWSMMQVLRRSKQGTLAAQGQQLQLRKLESQESRSARRQTIIFLIPAWMSYLIWSRDRLPLSHQSVSGLCK from the coding sequence ATGGCTTCCACAAGCCACCCCAGCAGGGACTGCTCCCAGGTCATTGATCACAGCCACGTTCCCGAATTCGAGGTGGCCACTTGGATCAAAATCACCCTCATCCTGGTGTACCTGGTTATCTTCGTGGTGGGCATCCTGGGGAACAGTGTCACCATTCGGGTCACCCAGGTGCTACAGAAGAAAGGCTACCtgcagaaggaggtgacagatCATATGGTAAGCCTGGCTTGCTCCGACATCCTGGTCTTCCTCATTGGCATGCCCATGGAGTTCTACAGCATCATCTGGAACCCCCTGACCACACCCAGCTACACCGTGTCCTGCAAGGTGCACACGTTCCTCTTTGAGGCTTGCAGCTATGCCACTCTGCTGCACGTGCTGACCCTCAGCTTTGAGCGCTACATCGCCATCTGCCACCCCTTCAGGTATAAGGCCATGTCGGGGCCCTGCCAGGTGAAACTGCTGATTGGCTTCGTCTGGGTCACCTCCGCCCTAGTGGCGctgcctttgctttttgccatggGAGTTGAGTACCCCTTGGTGAACGTGCCCAGTCACTGGGGACTCACTTGCAACCGCTCCCGCACACACCACCAGGAGCAACCGGAGAGCTCCAACATGTCTATCTGTACCAACCTGTCCAGCCGCTGGACCGTGTTCCAGTCCAGCATCTTCGGTGCCTTTGTGGTCTACCTTGTGGTCCTGGTATCCGTGGCCTTCATGTGCTGGAGCATGATGCAGGTGCTTAGGAGGAGTAAGCAGGGCACCCTGGCTGCCCAggggcagcagctgcagctgAGGAAGTTGGAGAGCCAGGAGAGCAGGAGCGCCCGGAGGCAGACCATCATCTTCCTGA